The stretch of DNA CCGCATCAGCTCGAACCGCTGGTCCGTTCGGTGCAACAGCGCCAGCCCTCCATCCGACGAGATGTGCTCGCCGTCGAACGCCGCCACCAGTTTCCTCCTTCCCACGCTGTCGAACTCGACCTGCTTCGCGTTACGCTCTGTTTTCACCGCGTAGCTCCTTCCGATGGGTGGAAAGCCTTGAGAACTCTCCAGTTATCGGCCGGTCGCTACGCGGTGTTCCCTCCCTTTGTGATCGATCCGGGCTAGCGCCGCCGTCAGACCCCCCAGGCCCCCACCGATGATCAACGCCTTGCGCTTCACCGTGTGCATGTCTCGTCCCCCAGCCGGCAGTGATGACGCCCGGCGCTCTCCGGGGTTTTAACGGGAAAGCGCCGCGCGGCCCATGGCGACTCGAGTCCCCGCCTTGATGGAGATGAGCGTCAATCCCTCTCACGTCGATCATCTCGCCCCGCGACTGGGCAGTACCGGCCTCTACGCCTTCGTCGTCGAGCACTCGGACGCGGGCAGCGCGCACATCGCCGCTCGACACTTCCCGGCCGGTATCGGCATCATCGAGGATCCGGCGACCGGTGGCTCCGCCGCGGCCCCCGCTCTGTGGCTCAGGCGGGTGGGGCACCTGGATGGGCTCACGCGCCTGGCCATCTCACAGGGCGACGACATGGGCCGGCCCTGCCGCCTGACCGTCACCGGCTCGGATGATGACGCAACAGGCTGGCGAGTCGGGGGCCGCGTGGTGCTGGAGTCCCCCCCCGGGCCGCACACCCGGGTCGTGCGGCCACGAGCCCTCACGTAGCCGCCATCTCCTTGAAAGAACAGGAAATGATGATTCATACTCCGGGTGAACCTGGTGGAATGATCCATCCAGGAGCCCTGGAGTCGAGCCCCATGAAGACGCTTCGCTTGTCCCTGATGGTGGTGTGCACCCTGTCGCTGGCCGCGTGTGGTGGGAGCGAATCGAACGCCGAGGTGGAGCCCTCCGAGGTGGCTCCCGAGGCGGCTGAACAGCCGGGAGTGCACGCCATGGTCACGTGCTACGCGTACCTGCTCGATGGCACCAACCTCTCCGGGCCGACGCTCAATCCCTTTCCGGTGACGGGGTCGGTGGGCCAGTGCATCAACCTTCCGGCGGCCTCTGACAACCTGACGTCCTCCTTCCGTCTCGCCAACTGTGGGGCGTTCTTCTTCGATGGCTCCAACTGCACGGGAGCCTCCTTCGCGGCGCCGACCAGCAGCCTCACGATGCCTCCCGGCTTCGACAACGTCACCACCTCGCTGCGCTTCTATTGATTCGCGCGGCCATCGGCTCCTTCCTGGTCGCTGCCTCGAGCGCCACGCGCGCCTCCTCCGCGCCTCGCGCACCCAGGGTGTAATCTCCTATGCTCCCCGGCCTGGGGGACACCCATCCATGAGATTGCCGCTGCTCCTGTTGCTCCTCGTTTCGGGACTCGCTCGCGCGGAGCAAACCTGCGCCGCTTCACCCGAGAACCACCAGAAGCTCGCGTTCATCCAATCGCACCTGAGCGAGGACGCGCGGCGGGCGCGGCTCTGGACGGGCGCGTGGGGCGCGGGCTACGGGGTGTTGACCCTGGGCCAGCTCGCCGTGGTCCCAGCCGTCCCCGCGGGGGAGCAGGTGGACCTCTACGTGGGAGCACTCTCCTCCGCCGGCGGGCTCGTGGCGCTTCTCGCGCTACCCCTGGACGTGATGAACGACTCCCTCACGCTCGATACGCTGGCACGCGAACACCCCAGCGAGGTGGACTGCGACGTGCTCGCCGAGGCCGAACGGCTGCTCGTGCGCAGCGCCGAAGGTGAAGCGCTGGGCCGAAGCTGGCTCATGCATGGCGCGAACATCGTCTACGGCCTCCTCTCCGGACTGGTGCTGGGCGTCTTCTTCGACCGGTGGGTCTCCGGCGCGGTCACCGCCGTCACCGGCATCCTGATTGGCGAGGCGATGATCCTCACCCAGCCCTTCGGAGCCGAGGAGACGCTCCGGCGCTACCGCGAGGGAGCGTGGAGCGCGGCGAAAGGCCCCTCCTCCCCCGCGTGGAACCTCCAGGTGGCGGTGGCGCCCTCGCGCATTGGCGTGCAACTGCACGTCTCGTTCTGAGGCGCGCGGGCGATTCCAGGGAAGGGCATGCAATCGCCCCGCCCTTCTCGCGTAGGCTCCGGGAGGGGCCCGAGCGTCACCGCCCAAGGAGCCGTTGACCATGAAGAAGCTGCTGGTGTTCGTCGTGCTGCTGGCCGTCGGAGCCGGGGCCGCGTACCACTTCGGCTACCTCGATCGCCTGGGGTCCTGGTGGCCCCGGACGCGGCTCATCCCCAAGGATCCGGCGCTGCTCACCTACTTCGGGCCGGACACCCGCGAGCTGATGCTCGTGCAGGCCACCGAGCTGGACTTCCGCCTCTCGGGCGAGTCCCAGGAGAAGTTCGAGCGGGAGGTGAAGGACTTCCAGACGAAGACCGGTATCAACACGCGCCGGGACGTGGACGCGATCGCCTCGACCCTGGGGCTCGGCATCGTCCGGGGATATTTCGATTGGAAGCGGCTCTCGGTCTGGCTCCAGTCCGAGGGCTACACGCTCACCGAGCTGGGCGGAGTGCCCGCGGCGGTGAAGCCCCAGTCGGCGGACGTGGCGCTCGATGGGCGCTATCTGCTGATCGGCCCCCGTGGGGAGCTGGAGCGGGCCCTCTCCCGTAAGCGGGGGGACCAGGGGCTCGGAAACGACAGTCCCCTCGTGCGGGCCTTGGATGAGATTGGCTGGAAGCACGCCGTGGTGGGCGGCATGGTGTCCGGCTCGCCGGTGCTGGCCCTGCTGGGCGCCGTGGGTCCGCAGATGCACTCCCTCCTCACCACGATCGACCCCACCCCGGAGGGAATCGAGCTGCGCGGTACCGCCGACGCCGGAAGCAAGCTCAAGGCGGACGTGCTGCGGGCGGCCCTGGAGGTGATGCGCAAGACCCTCCTGCTGGGAACCACCCTGGACTCGAGTCCCGAGGCGCGCCCCCTGCGCGACGCCCTCGAGGCGGCCACGCTGGAGAGCGATGACCAGGGACGCGTCCGCGGCACCCTCCGCCTCCCCGCCACGCTGGCGGATGAGGCCTCCGCGAGCCTCGCCCGCGCCCAGCTCCCGGCGGCGCTCCAGAACCTGGGCCAGCCCTTCAAGAACGAGGACCCCGCCCCCTCCGGGCAACCCTCCACCTCCCCCCAACCGCCCGCGACCACCCCCGCCCCCACGCCCGTGGCCACCGTCGCGGCGCCCGTCACCCCGGACTGGAAACCTCCGGTGCTCGGGTTGATCCTGCTGGTGGTCGCGCTGGTGACGATGAGCGCCAAGACGCGCCCGGGCATGTTCAACGTCCTGTTCCACCCCCTGTTCCTGCTGCCCTTCCTCGTCACGACGCTGGGCGTGTTCGTGTTCCGGTGGACCGGCCACGCGGGCGGCGCGTTCGACGTGCTCGCCCTGCCCCTGCCCGAGTGGCACCGCTTCGTCTCCTTCCCCATCGCCCAGACCCTGGCGCTGAGCGCCGCGGTGCCCCTGGTCTTCGCCCTCCTCTCGGCCCCGGTGAAATGGCTGCGGCGGTTCGCGGCGGGACTGGGGGTGGGCTTCAGCGCCTGGCTCGCGGTGCAGGCGCTCGCCCACCCGGCCGTGCCGCTGATTCCTCCGGCCTACACGCTGCACTGGTACGCGGGCAACGCCCTGGTGGCACTGATCCTGGCGCGGCTCACCCTTCCGCCGCGCCGGGCAAGTGGTCGAGCTACGCCCGCCCGCGCGCGGCCAGCAGTTTGAGCTCACCGCGGAGCTTCATCCGGCAGTACTGACGGATCGCCATGGCCTTCAGGCCCGTGTAGCCCCGGGGTACCCCCTCGATCAGCATGATCAGACAGAGGTAGGCACGGTAGAGATTGAGCCGGTGGCGCACCTCCTCCGTGAAGACCAGGGGAGCCCCCGTGGCCGCTTGATAGCCACGCAGGAAGTCCGCCTCCTTCTCCGCGTCCCGGAAGAGGGCCGTGGATACCAGCTCCGCCAACGGGTCGCCCCAGAAGGCGCGCTCCCCGTCGATGATCGCCTCGATGCGCGCGGCCCCGTCCACGCGGTGCACGAAGACGTTGCCCTCCCACAGATCGAAGTGCGTGAGCACCGGCTCCTCGACCTGATCGAGCACCGCCGCGCCCGAGTGGAACAGCGCGAGGAGCTCCCGGGCCGGCAAAGGCAGGCGCACCGCGAAGCGCTCCGCGTCCTGGATGAGCGCCTCCACCATCGCGAGGAACGCCTCGCGCCACGTGCCCGCCTGGAGGCCCACACCCGCCTGGAGATAGCCGAAGAAAC from Cystobacter ferrugineus encodes:
- a CDS encoding PhzF family phenazine biosynthesis protein, which encodes MATRVPALMEMSVNPSHVDHLAPRLGSTGLYAFVVEHSDAGSAHIAARHFPAGIGIIEDPATGGSAAAPALWLRRVGHLDGLTRLAISQGDDMGRPCRLTVTGSDDDATGWRVGGRVVLESPPGPHTRVVRPRALT
- a CDS encoding phosphotransferase family protein — protein: MPEGWFTMHSRTKVALERARIELLVRDVLGSRNAVRSVQELTDGMFNAAYALELEGAEPVVLKVAPPPDLPLLTYEKELMRTEVEFYERVAKETTCSVPRVLAHDFSHTRIGRDVFFMRRLRGTSLDKAKKQLTPEELARIQTELGEWVGRLGSVRGSFFGYLQAGVGLQAGTWREAFLAMVEALIQDAERFAVRLPLPARELLALFHSGAAVLDQVEEPVLTHFDLWEGNVFVHRVDGAARIEAIIDGERAFWGDPLAELVSTALFRDAEKEADFLRGYQAATGAPLVFTEEVRHRLNLYRAYLCLIMLIEGVPRGYTGLKAMAIRQYCRMKLRGELKLLAARGRA